Proteins from one Triticum aestivum cultivar Chinese Spring chromosome 7A, IWGSC CS RefSeq v2.1, whole genome shotgun sequence genomic window:
- the LOC123148167 gene encoding uncharacterized protein isoform X2, translated as MILGGSTCCCFTQLHPAATAARLRLPPARAANTSSEPAAARLRAVLEQVDDELRKGNDEAALSLVRGSQGEGGGLRCFGAARQTLGSIERNLQIAALLGGLSVSFAFELSQLQALLTFVGLLFVWSVDLIYYNGGGRNLVLDTIAHSLSEKYHNRVIEHEAGHFLIAYLLGVLPKEYTITCLDTLMKQGSLNVQAGTAFVDFEFVEEINTGKLSAKMLNKFSCIALAGVATEYLLYGYAEGGLDDVNKLDGLFKSLGFTQNKADSQVRWAVLNIVLILRRHEKARSKLKEAMSSGRSVGSCIEVIEENINPEDI; from the exons ATGATACTGGGAGGATCGACCTGCTGCTGCTTCACCCAGCTGcatcccgccgccaccgccgccaggcTGCGCTTGCCGCCGGCTCGCGCCGCGAACACCTCCTCCGAGCCGGCCGCCGCGCGTCTGAGGGCGGTGCTCGAGCAGGTGGACGACGAGCTGCGGAAGGGGAACGACGAGGCCGCGCTGTCCCTCGTGCGCGGCTCGCAGGGGGAGGGCGGCGGGCTCCGGTGCTTTGGCGCCGCGAGGCAG ACTTTGGGATCAATTGAGAGAAATCTCCAAATTGCCGCGCTTCTTGGAGGTCTTTCTGTTTCATTTGCGTTTGAGCTTTCTCAACTCCAAGCTCTGCTTACCTTTGTCGGCCTACTATTCGTGTGGTCTGTTGATTTG ATATATTACAATGGAGGGGGGAGAAACTTGGTTCTTGACACAATTGCTCACAGTCTCAGCGAGAAGTACCACAACAGAGTTATTGAG CATGAAGCTGGTCACTTCTTGATAGCATACTTGCTTGGAGTGCTTCCGAAGGAATATACTATCACATGTTTAGATACACTTATGAAACAAGGATCACTGAACGTGCAAGCTGGGACAGCTTTTGTGGATTTTGAGTTTGTTGAAGAG ATCAATACAGGCAAATTGTCTGCGAAG ATGCTGAACAAGTTCTCATGTATTGCACTGGCCGGAGTAGCAACCGAGTATCTTCTGTATGGATACGCCGAAGGAGGACTAGATGACGTTAACAAG CTGGATGGACTGTTCAAGAGCCTGGGATTCACCCAGAACAAAGCTGATTCACAGGTGAGGTGGGCTGTGCTAAACATCGTTCTGATCCTGCGCCGCCATGAAAAAGCTAGATCGAAGCTTAAGGAGGCAATGTCTTCTGGGAGGTCAGTTGGATCTTGCATCGAGGTCATAGAAGAGAACATAAACCCCGAGGATATTTGA
- the LOC123148167 gene encoding uncharacterized protein isoform X1: protein MILGGSTCCCFTQLHPAATAARLRLPPARAANTSSEPAAARLRAVLEQVDDELRKGNDEAALSLVRGSQGEGGGLRCFGAARQVPQRLYKLDELKLNGIDTSSFLSPVDQTLGSIERNLQIAALLGGLSVSFAFELSQLQALLTFVGLLFVWSVDLIYYNGGGRNLVLDTIAHSLSEKYHNRVIEHEAGHFLIAYLLGVLPKEYTITCLDTLMKQGSLNVQAGTAFVDFEFVEEINTGKLSAKMLNKFSCIALAGVATEYLLYGYAEGGLDDVNKLDGLFKSLGFTQNKADSQVRWAVLNIVLILRRHEKARSKLKEAMSSGRSVGSCIEVIEENINPEDI from the exons ATGATACTGGGAGGATCGACCTGCTGCTGCTTCACCCAGCTGcatcccgccgccaccgccgccaggcTGCGCTTGCCGCCGGCTCGCGCCGCGAACACCTCCTCCGAGCCGGCCGCCGCGCGTCTGAGGGCGGTGCTCGAGCAGGTGGACGACGAGCTGCGGAAGGGGAACGACGAGGCCGCGCTGTCCCTCGTGCGCGGCTCGCAGGGGGAGGGCGGCGGGCTCCGGTGCTTTGGCGCCGCGAGGCAG GTACCTCAAAGGCTTTATAAACTAGATGAGCTTAAGCTAAATGGGATTGATACTTCTTCTTTCCTATCTCCTGTGGATCAGACTTTGGGATCAATTGAGAGAAATCTCCAAATTGCCGCGCTTCTTGGAGGTCTTTCTGTTTCATTTGCGTTTGAGCTTTCTCAACTCCAAGCTCTGCTTACCTTTGTCGGCCTACTATTCGTGTGGTCTGTTGATTTG ATATATTACAATGGAGGGGGGAGAAACTTGGTTCTTGACACAATTGCTCACAGTCTCAGCGAGAAGTACCACAACAGAGTTATTGAG CATGAAGCTGGTCACTTCTTGATAGCATACTTGCTTGGAGTGCTTCCGAAGGAATATACTATCACATGTTTAGATACACTTATGAAACAAGGATCACTGAACGTGCAAGCTGGGACAGCTTTTGTGGATTTTGAGTTTGTTGAAGAG ATCAATACAGGCAAATTGTCTGCGAAG ATGCTGAACAAGTTCTCATGTATTGCACTGGCCGGAGTAGCAACCGAGTATCTTCTGTATGGATACGCCGAAGGAGGACTAGATGACGTTAACAAG CTGGATGGACTGTTCAAGAGCCTGGGATTCACCCAGAACAAAGCTGATTCACAGGTGAGGTGGGCTGTGCTAAACATCGTTCTGATCCTGCGCCGCCATGAAAAAGCTAGATCGAAGCTTAAGGAGGCAATGTCTTCTGGGAGGTCAGTTGGATCTTGCATCGAGGTCATAGAAGAGAACATAAACCCCGAGGATATTTGA
- the LOC123148170 gene encoding UPF0481 protein At3g47200, whose amino-acid sequence MGEATLSLGLNKVEYPRVEAADAALAFTLSTGGGGGGSWVVEMEKTIGDMNVDPAVEMARWKRHSVYRVPERIKNLHNSKAYQPELVSLGPFHHGDPELLPMEEHKRRAVVHLVKRSGKPLREFVAAVAEVATQLLDAYKDLGDEWRGADNRERFVELMVTDGCFLVEAMRMDALRGKVHEDYAPNDPVFSKYGYLYLWNYIQSDMVVVENQLPLLLLQRLLVVMDHDRYQNASGVSRLVLDSLCPWRRHLVGINHLGLHPLDILYTSLTHGDHQERTGSTAYVMPSAMEIYEAGIHFKVSDTDSLLDVHFEHGVLSMPAIRVDDRTEKKFLNLMAFERLHPGAGNDVTAYVIFMDNIISSAKDVALLRSKNIIECGLGSDEEVAKLLNNTLNKGGVMSPSSRLHDVQRRVKAHCRMRWNRWRANFFQRYLRNPWVFISLVAAVVLLVATLLQTVYTVLPFYSNT is encoded by the exons ATGGGGGAGGCAACCTTGTCCTTGGGCCTGAACAAGGTCGAGTACCCGAGGGTGGAGGCGGCGGATGCGGCTTTGGCCTTCACTCTgagcaccggcggcggcggcggcggcagctgggtGGTGGAGATGGAGAAGACGATCGGCGACATGAACGTCGACCCGGCGGTGGAGATGGCGCGCTGGAAGCGCCACTCCGTCTACCGCGTCCCGGAGCGGATCAAGAACCTGCACAACAGCAAGGCGTACCAGCCGGAGCTGGTCTCGCTGGGGCCCTTCCACCACGGCGACCCGGAGCTGCTCcccatggaggagcacaagcgCCGCGCCGTCGTGCACCTCGTCAAGCGCTCCGGGAAGCCGCTGCGGGAGTTCGTGGCCGCCGTCGCCGAGGTGGCCACGCAGCTGCTCGACGCCTACAAGGACCTCGGCGACGAGTGGCGCGGCGCCGACAACCGGGAGCGCTTCGTGGAGCTCATGGTCACCGACGGATGCTTCCTGGTGGAGGCCATGCGGATGGACGCGCTGCGGGGGAAGGTGCACGAGGACTACGCGCCCAACGACCCCGTCTTCAGCAAGTACGGCTACCTCTACCTCTGGAACTACATCCAGTCCGACATGGTCGTCGTGGAGAACCAGCTGCCGCTGCTCCTCCTCCAGAGGCTCCTCGTTGTCATGGACCATGACAGATATCAG AATGCTTCAGGAGTGAGCAGGTTGGTGCTGGACTCTCTCTGCCCATGGCGGCGGCACCTGGTGGGCATCAACCACCTCGGCCTCCACCCGCTCGACATCCTGTACACGAGCCTCACCCACGGCGACCACCAGGAGCGCACCGGGTCGACGGCGTACGTGATGCCGTCGGCGATGGAGATCTACGAGGCCGGGATCCACTTCAAGGTGAGCGACACCGACAGCCTCCTGGACGTCCACTTCGAGCACGGCGTGCTGAGCATGCCGGCGATCAGGGTGGACGACCGGACGGAGAAGAAGTTCCTGAACCTGATGGCGTTCGAGAGGCTCCACCCGGGCGCCGGCAACGACGTGACGGCGTACGTGATCTTCATGGACAACATCATCAGCTCCGCCAAGGACGTGGCGCTGCTGCGGTCCAAGAACATCATCGAGTGCGGGCTGGGCAGCGACGAGGAGGTGGCCAAGCTGCTCAACAACACGCTGAACAAGGGCGGGGTGATGAGCCCGTCCAGCAGGCTCCACGACGTGCAGCGGCGGGTCAAGGCCCATTGCCGGATGAGGTGGAACAGGTGGCGGGCCAACTTCTTTCAGAGGTACCTGAGGAACCCCTGGGTGTTCAtatccctcgtcgccgccgtcgtcctgcTCGTGGCCACCCTCTTGCAGACTGTGTATACCGTTTTGCCTTTTTACTCTAACACTTAG